The following proteins are encoded in a genomic region of Hydra vulgaris chromosome 05, alternate assembly HydraT2T_AEP:
- the LOC136080105 gene encoding uncharacterized protein LOC136080105: MPIDASHSVSSPVVKYKNGDISDSANYYPIALVTIFSKILEHIFVSRINESFTGTPNQFAFKKIHSTFMPVFILKDILNFYLSHGSNMHVAFIDISKAFGRVRFDTLFTKSKIISGVTLRLIIVCVLLNKTTVGCCLGPLVNHALYADDIVLCAPSAKGLQILLDLCSSYAVKHDIVYNNIKSQIMFFEIYKPLINSPSFTLSGMVLTYTSHYKYLGHLISNDMQDDKDILKHVCSIYAKANLIRRKFSSIQIQTKIMLFNAFCSPIYGCQLWYLWRKDSFHCLCVAYNNALCLILNKPPWNSASELFVKHGAYSLNVVIRKQQYSSLLLLQNSENLVIKAFVNSDRFLQSPLMFKWRAELYL, from the exons ATGCCTATTGATGCTTCACACTCTGTTAGTTCTCCTGTGGTTAAATATAAGAATGGTGACATCTCCGATTCTGCTAATTATTATCCAATTGCTTTGGTGACAATTTTCTCCAAGATCTTGGAACATATTTTTGTCTCACGCATTAATGAAAGTTTCACTGGGACTCCAAACCAATTTGCATTTAAGAAAATCCATAGCACTTTTAtgccagtttttattttaaaagatattttaaatttttacctaTCACATGGCTCAAATATGCATGTGGCGTTTATTGACATTAGTAAAGCCTTTGGTAGAGTTCGCTTTGATACACTATTTACGAAATCTAAAATTATCTCTGGTGTAACTTTACGCTTAATCATTGTCTG TGTTTTACTCAATAAAACTACCGTAGGCTGTTGCTTGGGTCCTCTTGTTAACCATGCTCTTTATGCTGATGATATTGTCCTATGTGCACCCTCAGCCAAAGGTCTCCAGATCTTACTTGATTTATGCTCCAGTTATGCTGTGAAACATGATAtagtttataacaatattaagtctcaaataatgttttttgaaatttataaaccCCTTATAAATAGCCCTAGTTTCACATTATCTGGCATGGTTCTCACATACACTAGTCATTATAAATATCTGGGTCACTTGATCTCAAACGATATGCAGGATgacaaagatattttaaaacacgTGTGCTCTATCTATGCTAAAGCTAACCTCATCCGTAGAAAGTTCAGCTCTATACAAATACAAACAAAGATCATGTTATTTAATGCCTTTTGCAGCCCAATCTATGGTTGTCAGCTGTGGTATCTTTGGAGAAAAGACTCATTCCATTGCCTATGTGTTGCATATAATAATGCACTTTGCTTGATATTAAACAAGCCACCATGGAACAGTGCAAGTGAATTATTTGTGAAACATGGTGCCTATTCACTTAATGTTGTTATTCGCAAGCAACAATACTCCTCACTGTTACTGCTGCAGAATAGTGAGAACCTCGTCATAAAAGCTTTTGTTAACTCAGACAGGTTCTTGCAGTCTCCACTGATGTTTAAATGGAGAGCTGAGTTATATTTATAG
- the LOC136080445 gene encoding obscurin-like — translation MGNEDDEVAQLNMVAQIEITPEEVYTSGRRASKQLFMTAGINVMLMPATPIPSPLSHAYPEIISKPTDLDVVVGNNAEFQITLKNCDNDTVVSWTKNGILLLTLGRIQIWNDGNTFFLRIKQVEETDEGMYECRIRNNVGEIMCDASLAVYTSDIDEDENDEDEVEEFENIHNQEELCFEKKLEPEYVVYQGNSVNLEEI, via the exons atgggaaatgaagatgatgaagttGCACAATTAAATATGGTTGCACAAATTGAAATTACACCAGAGGAAGTATATACATCAGGAAGAAGAGCTagcaaacaactttttatgaCAGCTG gcATAAATGTGATGCTGATGCCAGCTACACCTATCCCCTCACCACTCAGCCATGCATATCCAGAGATTATCAGTAAACCAACAGATTTAGATGTTGTTGTTGGAAACAATGCAGAGTTCCAAATTACcttaaaaaattgtgataatGATACAGTTGTTTCCTGGACAAAAAATGGAATACTATTATTAACATTAGGTCGCATACAAATTTGGAATGATGgaaacactttttttctaagAATCAAGCAAGTAGAAGAAACTGACGAGGGGATGTATGAATGCAGGATTCGAAACAATGTTGGGGAGATAATGTGTGATGCATCGCTTGCTGTGTATA cttcAGACATTGACGAAGATGAAAATGATGAGGATGAAGTTGAGGAGTTTGAAAACATTCATAATCAAGAGGAATtatgttttgagaaaaaacttGAACCAGAATATGTAGTATACCAAGGTAATTCAGTAAATCTGGAAGAAATATAA